In Patescibacteria group bacterium, a single window of DNA contains:
- a CDS encoding oxidoreductase yields the protein MLTKIDDLLNSITMYRLVLYYLIGLLFIAFIYSIFHVLPFGPNELIVSTFILVAVSYVANKFFAYLFKVQTNYESFLITALILVLIITPGLAVSKIEFLIFASILSMLAKYILNIKGKHIFNPAAIALVITAFTINGFASWWIATRWMFPFLLLGFLIVRKIRRESLVFYFFVGALISTFMVYFSRGDFEILKIVENTFLDSPILFFAFVMLTEPLTTPPTANLQALYGVFVGLLFAPLYFGRFYTTPEIALSIGNVFSYLVSPKEKLTLKLKEKIKLTSDIYDFVFVSNKKINFTAGQYLEWTFGHKNTDSRGNRRYFTISSSPTENDLRIGIKFPKRVLSSYKKQLLEMKNGDKIIAGNLAGDFTLKENAERKLVFVAGGIGVTPYRSIIKYLIDKKEKCDVVLVYFEKNKREMVYKDVFKEAKKKIGLKIIYFETEKQGHMIGTDIKKEIPDYKDRIFYLSGPHGMVTGFQKELNNIGLSKQNVKVDYFPGF from the coding sequence ATGTTAACTAAAATTGATGATTTGTTGAATTCAATAACAATGTACCGTCTGGTACTTTATTATTTGATTGGGCTTCTTTTTATAGCCTTTATATATAGTATCTTTCACGTATTGCCCTTTGGCCCTAATGAGCTTATTGTTTCAACTTTTATTTTAGTTGCAGTTAGTTATGTGGCAAATAAATTTTTTGCCTATTTATTTAAAGTACAAACGAATTATGAGTCATTTTTGATTACAGCTTTAATACTTGTTTTGATTATTACTCCTGGTCTTGCCGTTTCAAAAATTGAATTTTTAATTTTTGCATCAATCTTATCAATGCTTGCAAAATATATTTTAAATATTAAGGGAAAGCATATTTTTAACCCGGCAGCAATTGCTTTGGTGATTACTGCTTTTACGATAAATGGTTTTGCGTCATGGTGGATTGCAACCAGATGGATGTTTCCGTTTTTGCTTCTTGGTTTTTTGATTGTGCGAAAAATAAGAAGAGAATCACTAGTATTTTATTTTTTTGTAGGAGCATTGATTTCTACTTTTATGGTTTATTTTAGTAGAGGAGATTTTGAAATCTTAAAGATAGTTGAAAATACTTTTTTGGATTCGCCAATATTATTTTTTGCATTTGTGATGCTTACAGAACCACTTACAACACCGCCGACTGCAAACTTGCAGGCGTTATATGGAGTGTTTGTTGGACTTTTATTTGCACCACTTTACTTTGGAAGGTTTTATACTACACCTGAAATTGCTTTGTCTATTGGAAACGTTTTCTCCTATTTGGTAAGTCCTAAAGAAAAATTGACACTTAAATTGAAAGAGAAGATAAAATTAACTTCAGATATTTATGATTTTGTGTTTGTGTCAAACAAGAAAATAAATTTCACTGCTGGGCAATATCTGGAATGGACTTTTGGACATAAAAATACCGATTCTCGAGGAAATAGAAGGTATTTTACAATTTCTTCCAGCCCTACTGAAAATGATTTGAGGATTGGAATAAAATTTCCAAAACGCGTATTAAGCAGTTATAAAAAACAACTTCTTGAAATGAAAAATGGAGATAAGATAATCGCTGGAAATTTAGCTGGAGATTTTACATTAAAAGAAAATGCAGAAAGGAAACTTGTTTTTGTTGCTGGGGGAATTGGAGTGACGCCGTATCGCAGCATTATTAAATATTTAATTGACAAAAAAGAAAAATGTGATGTTGTTTTGGTGTACTTTGAAAAAAATAAAAGAGAAATGGTTTATAAAGATGTTTTTAAAGAAGCAAAGAAAAAGATAGGGCTTAAGATAATTTATTTTGAAACTGAAAAACAGGGCCATATGATTGGAACAGATATTAAAAAAGAGATTCCAGATTATAAAGATAGGATTTTTTATCTATCTGGCCCACATGGAATGGTTACTGGTTTTCAAAAAGAACTAAACAACATTGGTTTATCGAAACAAAATGTTAAAGTGGATTATTTTCCAGGTTTTTAA
- a CDS encoding GlsB/YeaQ/YmgE family stress response membrane protein: MGIILWIIFGGIAGWIASVIMKSSHGMIADIVIGIIGALVGGFLMSILGSSGVTGLNLYSLIVAVIGAIVLIWVSRLI, from the coding sequence GTGGGAATAATTTTATGGATTATTTTTGGAGGAATTGCTGGCTGGATTGCCTCAGTCATTATGAAAAGCAGCCACGGAATGATTGCAGACATTGTAATCGGAATAATCGGTGCTCTTGTTGGTGGATTTTTAATGAGCATTCTAGGTTCATCTGGAGTTACAGGACTTAATTTATATAGCTTAATAGTAGCGGTAATCGGAGCTATCGTACTTATTTGGGTTTCAAGATTAATTTAA
- a CDS encoding FMN-binding protein translates to MKKVIIALVAVAVIGGFALFYKMNKSDEPSTTDNSNSANLETTNNTPASYKDGTYTGVVGSASQYGNIQVKVVISGGKITDIQYVDFPSGPGHTAEVTAMAQPALKQEAIAAQSANVNIVSGATQDTQGFIQSLQDALNQAKI, encoded by the coding sequence ATGAAAAAAGTAATTATTGCATTAGTTGCCGTGGCAGTAATTGGAGGTTTTGCTTTGTTTTATAAAATGAACAAATCAGATGAACCTTCAACAACTGATAATAGTAATTCTGCAAATTTAGAAACAACAAATAATACGCCAGCAAGTTATAAAGACGGAACTTATACTGGAGTAGTTGGAAGTGCTTCTCAATATGGAAATATACAGGTCAAAGTTGTTATTTCTGGTGGAAAAATAACTGACATTCAGTATGTTGATTTTCCGAGCGGGCCAGGGCATACAGCTGAAGTTACCGCAATGGCACAGCCAGCTTTAAAGCAAGAAGCAATTGCAGCACAAAGTGCAAATGTAAATATAGTAAGCGGCGCAACACAAGATACACAAGGATTTATTCAATCTCTTCAGGATGCGCTTAATCAGGCAAAAATTTAA
- a CDS encoding KGG domain-containing protein: MGDDNDQNQNSSGNSNKGFASMDPDKQRKIASKGGKAAHKNGTAHEWTSEEAKEAGRVGGQR; encoded by the coding sequence ATGGGAGACGACAACGATCAAAACCAAAATAGTTCTGGAAACAGTAATAAAGGTTTTGCTTCTATGGATCCTGACAAGCAAAGAAAAATTGCAAGTAAAGGTGGAAAGGCTGCCCATAAAAATGGCACAGCCCATGAATGGACGAGTGAAGAAGCAAAAGAAGCTGGCCGTGTAGGTGGCCAGAGGTAA
- a CDS encoding FAD:protein FMN transferase yields MKQMRFIMGMPVIVEIVGEKKNKPFEKVFEYFGWVDEKFSPYKQNSEVTKLNFEDKDLKQILKQCAQTKKDTNGYFDVFYEGTFDPSGLVKGWAIWEASKILEEMKYKDFYIEAGGDIQTHGLNEAHEKWKVGVKNPFNRNQIIKIVQLSGEGIATSGNYEKGNHIYNPLGKSNSEIVSLTVIGKNVYEADRFATPLFAMGFEGIKFLEKKNHLEGYMIDKKGFATFTKGFEKYVN; encoded by the coding sequence ATGAAGCAGATGCGATTTATTATGGGAATGCCTGTAATAGTTGAAATTGTTGGTGAAAAAAAGAATAAACCTTTTGAGAAAGTTTTTGAGTATTTTGGATGGGTTGATGAGAAGTTTAGCCCTTACAAACAAAATAGTGAAGTAACCAAACTTAACTTTGAAGATAAAGATTTAAAACAAATTTTAAAACAATGCGCGCAAACAAAAAAAGATACAAATGGATATTTTGATGTGTTTTATGAGGGAACTTTTGACCCATCAGGATTAGTAAAAGGTTGGGCGATTTGGGAGGCATCTAAAATTCTTGAGGAAATGAAATATAAAGATTTTTATATTGAAGCAGGCGGGGATATACAAACCCATGGATTAAATGAGGCTCACGAAAAATGGAAAGTGGGGGTTAAAAATCCTTTTAATAGAAATCAGATTATAAAAATTGTGCAACTTTCTGGAGAAGGAATTGCAACCAGCGGAAATTATGAAAAAGGAAATCATATATATAATCCACTTGGGAAATCTAACAGTGAAATTGTAAGTTTGACGGTGATTGGGAAAAATGTTTATGAAGCTGATAGATTTGCTACACCTTTATTTGCAATGGGGTTTGAGGGAATAAAATTTTTGGAAAAGAAAAACCATTTGGAAGGTTATATGATTGATAAGAAAGGATTTGCAACTTTTACAAAAGGGTTTGAAAAATATGTTAACTAA
- the secA gene encoding preprotein translocase subunit SecA — translation MNIFSKILDVNARELDEFKKIVKKINELEPKMAKLKEADFAKKTAEFKKKIQASSDIEKTLNEILPEAFALSREASFRVLGQKPYDVQLVAGIALFKGRVAEQKTGEGKTLSAVAPLYLRALAGKGVHLVTVNDYLARLGAGWNGPVFALLGMKVGVIVQESKSFIYDPKFTDKSHGDERLYHLKPCERKVAYEADVTYGTNNEYGFDYLRDNMVQTLAEMAQRGHYFAIVDEVDSVLIDEARTPLIISAPDNDPTDKYYKFAEIIKDLDPETHYTIDEKYKSATLTEKGIEQVEKILGLNNLYEQDFEAIHHIENALRARALYLRDREYVVKDGEVIIVDEFTGRLMVGRRWSDGLHQAVEAKEGVVIQQESKTLATISFQNYFRMYDHLSGMTGTASTEAGEFKKIYKLEVVVVPTHRPMIRKDHADVIYKTIEAKYKQIADDVAEMHKKGQPVLIGTTSIEKNEIISEFLKKRKVPHQLLNAKNHEKEAEIIAQAGKSGAVTVATNMAGRGVDIILGGSKPEKKSEIKKWEKDHEEVVKSGGLHVVGTERHESRRIDNQLRGRSGRQGDPGSSRFYLSVEDDLMRIFGGDRIGSLMETLKIPEGQPIENRLISKAIESAQVKVEGFHFDARKRVVEYDDVANQQRDIIYKLRKRILEAEDLKREVLEKLDHQVEKIMFEYPDDKRTKRITNSDDRIFEELVAGLAEIVPFDDNSLKNIEAQAKRISKKIEMQKFLIDTVHQAHAAREKQVGEKIMRQIERFAYLSSIDHLWIDHIDHIEDLRQGIELRAYGQRDPVVEFKNEAYDLFETLIDRIDEELSRRIFRIDVGRMPNEIPQNPMTNTDTTDMMGLTGAIQKPSKDNQVKIKSTRIGRNDPCPCGSGKKFKKCGLLNTEEHQRLMANK, via the coding sequence ATGAATATATTTTCTAAGATACTTGATGTTAATGCACGAGAGCTTGATGAGTTTAAGAAAATAGTTAAGAAAATAAATGAGCTTGAGCCAAAAATGGCAAAACTGAAAGAAGCAGATTTTGCAAAAAAAACTGCTGAATTTAAGAAAAAAATCCAAGCATCAAGCGATATTGAGAAGACTTTAAACGAAATACTTCCTGAGGCATTCGCACTTTCCCGTGAGGCATCTTTTCGAGTTTTAGGACAAAAACCTTATGACGTACAGCTTGTTGCTGGAATTGCACTTTTTAAAGGACGGGTTGCGGAACAAAAAACTGGAGAAGGGAAAACATTATCGGCTGTTGCACCTTTATATTTGCGAGCACTTGCAGGAAAAGGTGTACACCTTGTAACAGTTAACGACTACTTGGCTCGCTTGGGAGCTGGATGGAATGGGCCTGTGTTTGCATTACTTGGAATGAAAGTGGGAGTAATAGTGCAAGAAAGCAAATCGTTTATTTATGATCCAAAGTTTACTGATAAGTCGCACGGCGATGAAAGACTTTATCACCTTAAACCATGTGAACGCAAAGTCGCATATGAAGCTGATGTTACTTATGGAACTAATAATGAATATGGATTTGATTATTTGAGGGACAATATGGTTCAAACACTTGCTGAAATGGCTCAACGCGGGCATTATTTTGCAATTGTAGACGAAGTTGACTCAGTTTTGATTGATGAGGCCCGTACTCCTCTTATTATTTCAGCTCCAGATAATGACCCGACTGATAAATATTATAAATTTGCTGAGATTATAAAGGACCTTGATCCTGAAACACATTACACAATAGATGAAAAATATAAGAGTGCAACTTTAACTGAGAAAGGAATTGAGCAAGTTGAGAAAATTTTGGGATTAAATAATCTTTATGAACAAGATTTTGAGGCAATTCATCATATTGAAAATGCACTTCGAGCAAGAGCTCTTTATTTAAGAGATCGAGAATATGTTGTAAAAGACGGCGAAGTAATTATTGTTGATGAATTTACTGGAAGACTTATGGTTGGAAGACGATGGAGTGATGGACTTCATCAGGCGGTTGAGGCAAAAGAAGGAGTTGTGATTCAGCAAGAAAGCAAAACTCTTGCCACAATTTCCTTTCAAAATTATTTCAGAATGTATGATCATCTTTCCGGAATGACTGGAACTGCTTCAACAGAAGCTGGGGAATTTAAGAAAATTTATAAACTTGAAGTTGTTGTTGTGCCAACGCATAGGCCAATGATTCGAAAAGATCATGCTGATGTAATCTATAAAACAATTGAAGCAAAATATAAGCAAATCGCTGATGATGTTGCTGAAATGCATAAAAAAGGACAGCCAGTTTTGATTGGAACTACGTCAATTGAAAAAAATGAAATAATTTCTGAATTCTTAAAGAAAAGAAAAGTTCCACATCAACTCTTGAATGCAAAAAACCACGAGAAGGAAGCTGAAATAATCGCACAGGCTGGAAAAAGCGGAGCTGTGACCGTTGCTACAAACATGGCAGGAAGAGGAGTGGATATTATTTTGGGAGGAAGCAAGCCTGAGAAAAAAAGCGAAATTAAAAAATGGGAAAAAGATCACGAAGAAGTTGTAAAATCGGGAGGACTTCATGTTGTTGGTACAGAGCGACATGAATCACGAAGAATTGATAATCAACTTCGAGGGAGGTCTGGACGACAAGGAGATCCTGGGTCTTCAAGATTTTATTTGTCAGTAGAGGATGATTTAATGAGAATTTTTGGAGGAGATAGAATCGGATCTTTAATGGAAACACTTAAAATTCCTGAAGGACAACCAATTGAAAACCGTTTAATTTCAAAAGCAATAGAATCGGCACAAGTAAAAGTTGAGGGATTTCATTTTGATGCACGTAAACGTGTTGTTGAATATGACGATGTAGCTAACCAACAGCGAGATATTATTTATAAACTGCGAAAAAGAATATTGGAAGCAGAAGACTTGAAGAGAGAAGTTTTAGAAAAACTTGATCATCAAGTTGAAAAGATTATGTTTGAATACCCCGATGATAAAAGGACAAAAAGAATAACAAATTCTGATGACAGAATTTTTGAAGAATTAGTTGCTGGGCTTGCCGAAATAGTTCCATTTGATGACAACTCTTTGAAAAATATAGAAGCACAGGCGAAAAGGATTAGCAAAAAGATAGAAATGCAGAAGTTTTTGATAGATACAGTGCATCAAGCGCACGCGGCACGCGAAAAGCAAGTTGGAGAAAAAATTATGAGGCAAATTGAAAGATTTGCATATTTATCTTCGATTGACCATCTTTGGATAGATCACATTGATCATATTGAAGACCTTAGACAGGGAATTGAGCTTCGGGCTTATGGACAACGCGATCCTGTAGTTGAATTTAAAAACGAAGCATACGATCTTTTTGAAACTTTGATTGATAGAATTGATGAAGAACTCTCAAGAAGAATTTTTAGAATTGATGTCGGGCGAATGCCAAATGAAATTCCCCAGAATCCTATGACTAATACAGATACAACAGATATGATGGGATTAACTGGTGCAATACAAAAGCCAAGTAAAGACAATCAAGTAAAAATCAAATCAACAAGAATTGGGAGAAATGATCCTTGCCCATGCGGAAGTGGTAAAAAGTTTAAAAAGTGCGGACTTCTTAATACTGAAGAACATCAGAGATTGATGGCTAATAAGTAA
- a CDS encoding fused MFS/spermidine synthase, whose product MKVNELLSGTRVLYQDKKWKVIKDFAWGTYIQSGGLTQSGGIVTKIWKETLKKVIDIKPVAENILILGLGGGSAAKLVSQYWVNSKITGVDINKKIVELGKKYLKLDENSIGIQIQDAYGFILTTDKKYDLILVDLYNGDKFPEEFESEKFIKSVKSKLTKGGIVVFNRLYGADRRTQSMKFGRVLEKYFKKVDYIIPMANVDFVCYN is encoded by the coding sequence ATGAAAGTAAACGAACTTCTTTCAGGAACACGGGTTTTATATCAAGATAAAAAATGGAAAGTTATTAAAGACTTTGCCTGGGGAACTTATATCCAATCTGGTGGTCTTACACAAAGCGGAGGAATTGTGACTAAAATCTGGAAAGAAACTTTGAAAAAAGTAATTGATATTAAACCTGTAGCTGAAAATATTTTAATATTGGGACTTGGAGGAGGAAGTGCTGCAAAACTTGTTTCGCAATACTGGGTGAATTCAAAAATTACTGGAGTTGATATTAATAAAAAAATTGTAGAGCTTGGGAAGAAATATTTGAAGCTTGATGAAAATAGTATAGGTATTCAAATTCAGGATGCATATGGATTTATTTTGACCACAGATAAAAAATATGATTTGATTTTGGTTGATTTATATAATGGAGATAAATTTCCAGAAGAATTTGAAAGCGAAAAATTTATAAAAAGTGTTAAAAGTAAGCTTACAAAAGGAGGAATTGTTGTTTTTAATAGACTTTATGGAGCTGATCGACGCACACAATCTATGAAATTTGGAAGAGTACTTGAAAAATATTTTAAAAAAGTAGATTATATAATCCCAATGGCAAACGTCGACTTTGTCTGCTACAATTAG
- a CDS encoding response regulator transcription factor gives MIPSILVIEDDKDINEYLKDFLTENDFNVYTTDKGVAGLEYFKNHEPDLVLLDLGLPDMSGESVCAEMYKIFPDIPVIVLTAKTDTQDKVKLFNVGADDYITKPFEVEELLARIKARLRAKVPGENKLKIGDLELDPKKFEVKRGGNEIKLTPQEFKLLEYLMNNEGIVLSRDMILNRIWGYSADVESRVVDVYFGYLRKKIDNKYPKKLLHSVRGFGYSAHQ, from the coding sequence ATGATTCCAAGCATTCTTGTTATTGAGGATGATAAGGACATTAACGAATATCTTAAAGATTTTTTGACAGAGAATGATTTTAATGTATATACAACAGACAAAGGAGTTGCCGGACTTGAGTATTTTAAAAATCATGAACCTGACCTTGTCCTTCTTGATTTAGGACTTCCTGATATGAGTGGTGAAAGTGTTTGTGCTGAAATGTATAAAATTTTTCCAGATATTCCCGTGATTGTTCTTACTGCAAAAACAGATACTCAGGATAAAGTTAAACTTTTCAATGTTGGAGCTGATGATTATATTACCAAGCCTTTTGAGGTTGAGGAACTTTTGGCGAGAATTAAGGCAAGGCTTCGTGCAAAAGTGCCTGGAGAAAATAAATTAAAAATTGGAGACCTTGAACTTGATCCTAAAAAGTTTGAAGTGAAAAGAGGCGGAAATGAAATTAAACTTACACCACAAGAATTTAAATTATTGGAATATTTGATGAATAATGAAGGAATTGTTCTTTCCAGAGATATGATTTTGAATAGGATTTGGGGTTATTCTGCTGACGTTGAAAGCCGAGTGGTTGATGTATATTTTGGATATTTACGCAAAAAAATTGATAATAAATATCCAAAAAAGCTTTTGCATAGTGTACGCGGTTTTGGCTATTCCGCGCACCAATAA
- a CDS encoding replication-associated recombination protein A, translated as MQIPLPEKMRPTTLDNYVGQENVIGTIKKLLLAKNFFPSLIFWGPPGSGKTTLARIIAKELKREFYEFSAVSTKIKDIEIILKSATNQPIIFIDEIHRFNKAQQDKLLPYVEKGSIILIGATTENPSFEIISALLSRCRVIVLKGHSEENLNEILTRGLKLLKKDINKDAKQFLLDSSNGDARVLLNVLEIASNLSINKTLDIKDIEEALQRKQLTFDKQGEEFYNVISAFIKSMRASNVDAALYYLARMIAAGQDPLYIARRMVIFASEDIGMAQPTALVVANEVFRACETIGLPECQENLAHGVVYLALAKKDRRAYEGYMEALHDVENFGNLPVPMIIRNAPTKLMKNLGYGKNYEMYSKESLLPEKLKNKKYYK; from the coding sequence ATGCAAATTCCACTTCCTGAAAAAATGCGGCCAACAACTTTAGATAATTATGTTGGCCAAGAAAACGTTATTGGAACAATTAAAAAATTATTACTAGCAAAAAATTTCTTTCCATCATTAATTTTTTGGGGCCCGCCAGGATCAGGAAAAACAACTCTTGCTCGCATTATTGCTAAAGAATTAAAACGCGAATTTTACGAATTCTCAGCTGTAAGTACAAAAATAAAAGATATTGAAATTATTTTAAAATCAGCGACCAATCAACCAATAATTTTTATTGACGAAATTCATAGGTTTAATAAAGCTCAACAAGATAAATTGCTTCCGTATGTTGAAAAAGGATCAATCATTTTAATTGGAGCAACGACAGAAAATCCTTCATTTGAAATCATTTCAGCTCTTTTATCTCGCTGTAGAGTAATAGTACTCAAGGGACACAGCGAAGAAAACCTGAATGAAATTCTTACTCGAGGACTTAAATTGCTCAAAAAAGATATTAATAAAGATGCCAAACAATTTTTACTCGATTCCAGTAATGGTGACGCCAGAGTCTTACTTAATGTTCTAGAAATTGCATCCAATCTTTCAATAAACAAAACTTTAGATATAAAAGATATTGAAGAAGCACTTCAGCGAAAACAATTAACTTTCGACAAGCAAGGTGAAGAATTCTACAATGTTATTTCAGCATTTATAAAAAGTATGCGCGCAAGTAATGTTGATGCTGCTTTATATTATTTAGCCAGAATGATTGCAGCGGGGCAAGATCCTCTTTATATCGCAAGGAGAATGGTAATCTTTGCCTCAGAAGATATTGGTATGGCGCAGCCAACTGCATTAGTCGTTGCAAATGAAGTTTTTAGAGCATGCGAAACAATTGGGCTTCCAGAATGCCAGGAAAATCTAGCTCACGGAGTTGTCTACTTGGCGTTAGCAAAGAAAGACAGAAGAGCATATGAAGGTTATATGGAAGCTCTCCATGATGTAGAAAACTTTGGCAATCTTCCCGTGCCAATGATTATTAGAAACGCACCTACAAAATTAATGAAAAATTTAGGTTACGGTAAAAATTACGAAATGTATTCAAAAGAAAGCTTATTACCTGAAAAATTAAAGAATAAAAAATATTACAAATAA
- a CDS encoding HDIG domain-containing protein translates to MTREEALDLLYKNMQSPNLRRHCLAVEAVMRALAKRFDADVESWGIAGLLHDADYEKVKDTATKDHTKKVIEWLAEYDTGDDIKNAILAHGWGFVEGNLKPNNKMEWSLYCCDELTGFIVAVALTRPNKTLAEVTVESMQKKWKEKSFAGGVSREQVATCEDELNIPLEEFMDIALKAMQGISEELGL, encoded by the coding sequence ATGACAAGAGAAGAAGCTTTAGATTTGTTATATAAAAACATGCAGTCGCCTAATTTGCGAAGGCACTGCCTTGCAGTTGAAGCAGTTATGAGAGCACTTGCAAAAAGATTTGATGCTGACGTTGAATCCTGGGGAATTGCAGGACTACTTCATGATGCTGATTATGAAAAAGTAAAAGATACTGCAACGAAAGACCATACTAAAAAAGTAATTGAATGGCTTGCAGAATATGATACTGGGGATGATATTAAAAATGCAATACTTGCTCATGGATGGGGATTTGTTGAAGGAAACCTAAAACCAAATAACAAAATGGAATGGTCTTTGTATTGCTGTGATGAACTTACAGGATTTATCGTAGCTGTAGCTCTTACTCGACCAAATAAAACTCTTGCTGAAGTAACAGTTGAATCAATGCAGAAAAAATGGAAAGAAAAAAGTTTTGCTGGAGGAGTTAGTCGCGAACAAGTTGCAACTTGCGAAGACGAGCTTAATATTCCTTTGGAGGAATTTATGGATATTGCACTTAAAGCAATGCAAGGGATTAGTGAGGAGCTTGGATTATAA
- the serS gene encoding serine--tRNA ligase — protein sequence MLDINYIRENTEEVKKKVASKNFDPKIVDEVLKLDENRRKLLTEIEELRAERNDAAKNKNIEKGKDLKEKLQKLEPESEKANQEFTQKLNEVPNLPADDVKIGKGEDENEEIKKWGDIKKFDFEAKDHLTLGTNLGILDFESGAKVTGSQFYYLIGDGALLELALIHYAFEILTKEGFTPIITPDLAKSRYYLGTGYLPKGDEAQTYEIKDSDLGLIATAEVTLAGRHADEVIPENKLPIKYIGYSHCFRQEGGAYGKYSRGLYRVHQFSKAEMFVYCKPGDSDKMHDYLLGLEEKIYQGLGIPYRVLKQCTGDLGAIAARKYDIEAWMPGRGEYGEVTSTSNCTDYQARNLNIKYRTKQNKNEYIHMLNGTAIATSRVPVAILENYQNEDGSVDIPKVLQKWMGKNKISK from the coding sequence ATGCTTGATATTAATTATATTAGAGAAAATACAGAAGAAGTTAAGAAAAAAGTTGCGAGCAAGAATTTTGATCCAAAGATTGTTGATGAAGTATTAAAACTTGATGAAAATAGAAGAAAACTTCTTACTGAAATTGAAGAGCTAAGAGCTGAGCGAAATGATGCTGCAAAAAATAAGAATATTGAAAAAGGTAAGGATTTAAAGGAAAAACTTCAGAAATTAGAACCAGAAAGTGAAAAGGCAAATCAAGAATTTACTCAAAAACTAAATGAAGTTCCAAATTTGCCAGCTGATGATGTAAAAATTGGAAAAGGTGAAGATGAAAATGAAGAAATTAAAAAATGGGGAGACATTAAAAAATTTGATTTTGAAGCAAAAGATCATCTGACTCTTGGAACAAATTTAGGAATTTTAGATTTTGAAAGTGGCGCTAAAGTGACAGGTTCGCAATTTTATTATTTGATTGGAGACGGAGCATTACTTGAACTTGCTCTTATTCATTATGCTTTTGAAATTTTAACAAAAGAAGGGTTTACTCCAATAATTACTCCAGATTTGGCGAAATCCAGATATTATTTGGGGACTGGATATTTGCCAAAGGGTGATGAAGCTCAGACCTATGAAATAAAAGATTCAGATTTAGGATTAATTGCAACTGCTGAGGTAACCCTTGCTGGGCGTCATGCAGATGAAGTTATTCCAGAGAATAAATTGCCAATTAAATATATTGGTTATTCTCATTGTTTTAGGCAGGAGGGTGGTGCTTATGGAAAATATTCCAGAGGGCTTTATCGAGTACATCAATTTAGTAAGGCTGAGATGTTTGTATATTGTAAGCCTGGAGACTCAGATAAAATGCATGATTATCTTTTAGGGTTGGAAGAAAAAATTTATCAGGGCTTAGGAATTCCCTACCGAGTTCTTAAACAATGTACGGGAGATTTGGGCGCAATTGCAGCTCGCAAATATGATATTGAGGCGTGGATGCCAGGACGAGGAGAATATGGGGAAGTTACGTCAACTTCAAATTGTACAGATTACCAAGCTCGTAATTTAAATATTAAATATAGAACAAAACAAAATAAAAACGAGTACATTCATATGTTAAATGGTACTGCTATTGCGACGTCACGAGTTCCTGTTGCAATACTTGAAAATTATCAAAATGAGGATGGAAGTGTAGATATTCCTAAAGTACTTCAGAAGTGGATGGGAAAAAATAAAATAAGCAAATAA